A genomic stretch from Candidatus Methanomassiliicoccus intestinalis Issoire-Mx1 includes:
- a CDS encoding GNAT family N-acetyltransferase produces MSAEVSNDDNLRMVEYTSREMQRGDIPQIVTISRENMAKIIRDSWGVEWDDNDLLKMLRHNSTYNEVFEIGNRIIAYYSIEIRDSVLFVNSIQVDNEYKCRGYGSEIMKRIEEIAYMYDAEIIELWVQITNIAARRFYHEKGFRMNSRQGNNYLMRKFLPPKRRDD; encoded by the coding sequence GTGTCTGCTGAAGTGTCGAATGATGATAACCTGCGTATGGTTGAATATACGTCTAGAGAAATGCAACGTGGAGATATACCTCAGATAGTTACGATTAGCAGAGAAAATATGGCAAAGATTATTCGTGATTCCTGGGGTGTTGAATGGGATGATAACGACCTTCTAAAAATGCTGCGCCACAATTCTACATACAATGAAGTTTTTGAAATAGGGAACAGAATAATTGCATATTATTCTATAGAAATCAGAGACAGCGTTCTCTTCGTCAATTCAATCCAAGTGGATAATGAATACAAATGCAGAGGATACGGCAGTGAAATAATGAAACGCATAGAAGAAATTGCATATATGTATGATGCAGAGATCATAGAGCTGTGGGTACAGATAACCAATATCGCTGCCAGAAGATTTTATCATGAGAAGGGGTTTAGAATGAACTCAAGGCAGGGCAATAACTATCTAATGAGAAAGTTCCTGCCCCCCAAAAGAAGGGATGATTAA
- a CDS encoding SDR family oxidoreductase, translating to MNRILVVGAESLIGQNICRIATQRGINVVGTYKKTSWARYCPMGIMDPTDVEEVKEVMKRYQPEVVFIDPSCDSPEYCETHPQEAWASNVEGVLNIATSARDVKSRVFLISTDLVFSGDKRSKYVETDPPEPLSKYAQMKLESERVVLDSSKQNCICRVSATYGMNKATPKYNFITWALDQIKSNRQVKLLDDQYVTPSYAPDCAEEMMLMADRMCAGIYHLAVSECMSRYEMGIKLAETFGLDPSLCVKIKSDDIEPIVIRGKNTCLDTSKVTKEIGRNFMSFQDTLIDMKNNDVDRKKESSIEVGKSNNFINII from the coding sequence ATGAATAGAATCCTTGTTGTCGGCGCCGAGAGCTTAATTGGGCAGAATATATGTAGAATTGCAACTCAACGCGGGATAAATGTTGTCGGAACCTATAAAAAAACATCCTGGGCAAGATACTGTCCCATGGGGATTATGGATCCTACGGATGTTGAAGAAGTTAAGGAAGTTATGAAACGATATCAGCCCGAAGTAGTATTCATCGATCCATCTTGTGACAGTCCGGAATATTGCGAGACGCATCCGCAGGAGGCCTGGGCATCAAATGTGGAAGGAGTTTTAAATATAGCAACGTCAGCCAGGGATGTTAAATCAAGAGTATTTTTAATTTCAACGGACTTAGTATTCAGCGGCGATAAGAGATCAAAATATGTAGAAACTGATCCTCCAGAACCGCTTAGCAAGTATGCCCAAATGAAATTAGAAAGCGAGCGCGTGGTATTGGATTCTTCCAAGCAAAATTGCATCTGCAGAGTTTCTGCCACATATGGTATGAATAAAGCCACTCCAAAATACAATTTCATCACCTGGGCACTAGACCAGATTAAATCCAACAGACAGGTAAAACTGCTAGATGATCAGTATGTTACACCGTCATATGCACCAGACTGCGCAGAAGAGATGATGCTTATGGCCGACAGGATGTGTGCAGGGATATATCATCTTGCAGTTAGTGAGTGCATGAGCAGATATGAAATGGGAATCAAGCTCGCAGAGACTTTTGGATTAGATCCATCACTGTGTGTAAAAATTAAGAGTGATGATATAGAGCCAATAGTAATCAGAGGAAAAAATACCTGTTTGGATACGTCAAAAGTAACTAAAGAAATCGGCAGGAACTTTATGTCATTTCAAGACACCCTCATAGATATGAAAAACAATGATGTGGATAGGAAAAAAGAATCATCCATAGAGGTAGGCAAAAGCAATAATTTCATAAATATAATCTAA
- a CDS encoding desulfoferrodoxin — translation MTAVKEIYYCPACGNIVEVVNSGLGGLQCCGKPMVKMAANSVDAAVEKHVPIVEPSENGILVKVGSVEHPMDEDHYIQWIEVSSDARVMRAYLKPGMKPQAEFTCPCKCTHINSVKAYCNKHGLWKKD, via the coding sequence ATGACTGCAGTCAAAGAAATATATTACTGCCCAGCTTGTGGAAATATCGTAGAAGTTGTGAACAGCGGACTTGGAGGTCTGCAATGCTGCGGCAAGCCCATGGTAAAAATGGCCGCAAACTCAGTTGATGCTGCGGTAGAAAAACACGTTCCGATCGTTGAACCGAGTGAGAATGGAATTCTTGTTAAAGTAGGATCTGTAGAACACCCAATGGATGAGGATCATTACATACAATGGATAGAAGTGTCTTCAGATGCTAGGGTGATGAGAGCCTACCTAAAACCAGGAATGAAGCCTCAGGCAGAATTTACATGCCCGTGCAAGTGTACACATATTAACTCTGTGAAAGCATACTGCAATAAGCATGGACTATGGAAGAAGGACTGA
- the rbr gene encoding rubrerythrin yields MNKTVENLTKAFVGESIARNRYSMYASIAKKEGYEQIAEIFRLTSDQEKEHASQLYKMLVSLQSESSFDSVKIETDVPILRSTTIENLKAAISGENYEHTEMYPEFAKVADEEGLPKIAARLRAISVAEVHHEERYKKILASLEAGEIFKKKEAVWWVCRECGYMHFGTEAPEICPSCDHARSYYELKCEEY; encoded by the coding sequence ATGAATAAAACTGTAGAAAACCTCACTAAAGCTTTCGTCGGAGAGAGCATAGCTAGGAACAGATACAGTATGTATGCTTCAATAGCTAAAAAAGAAGGATACGAACAGATCGCAGAAATTTTCAGGCTTACATCTGATCAGGAAAAAGAGCACGCATCTCAGCTGTACAAAATGCTTGTTTCTCTTCAATCAGAGAGCAGCTTTGACAGTGTAAAGATTGAGACGGACGTGCCGATCTTAAGATCTACCACTATTGAGAATTTAAAAGCAGCGATTTCAGGAGAAAACTACGAACATACAGAAATGTATCCTGAATTTGCAAAGGTAGCTGATGAAGAGGGTCTGCCCAAAATAGCTGCTAGGCTAAGAGCTATTTCAGTGGCAGAAGTCCACCATGAAGAAAGATACAAGAAGATTCTTGCTTCGCTTGAAGCTGGAGAGATCTTCAAAAAGAAAGAAGCCGTGTGGTGGGTCTGCAGAGAATGTGGATATATGCATTTTGGAACAGAAGCTCCAGAAATTTGTCCGTCTTGCGACCATGCCCGTTCATACTATGAATTAAAATGTGAGGAGTATTGA
- a CDS encoding hydrogenase iron-sulfur subunit, translating into MDSKVPRIGIFIDARDELLNKKLNIRDLEEYSKSLKNVVCEYTYKSNDDLKSIVDIISGNNLDRVVIAPRSEDDDIEKAVVDAGISPHFIEYVNIREHAAWIHSNIDDATSKSKLLIAMATAKLRGSKSIEGAEGAKVNTQTCSGCGICTATCRYNAIEFIKDGTHRVAYVNHDLCERCGACVAACPSGSMNMSGFSNEAMISEIEECTAGLLESTEPFPHVVVFACSWCSYLAADAAGEKHMELDPSFCIIKTPCSARVDPEWIMKVLSNGADGVLVLGGKEGHCHYRGGNVRTNNRMNLLSKVIESLGYDKRRIGVDWVNPEEPELFAEIVKKFIAGIRELGPNPERGISTDEQPTSALHHE; encoded by the coding sequence ATGGATTCAAAGGTCCCCAGAATAGGTATTTTTATAGATGCACGCGATGAATTGCTAAATAAAAAATTAAACATCAGAGACCTAGAAGAATATTCCAAATCCCTTAAAAATGTAGTTTGTGAATACACATATAAGTCAAATGATGACCTAAAATCAATTGTTGACATAATCTCAGGTAATAATCTGGATAGGGTAGTTATAGCACCCAGATCTGAAGATGATGATATAGAAAAAGCAGTTGTCGATGCAGGGATCAGTCCTCATTTCATAGAGTATGTAAATATCAGAGAACACGCTGCATGGATACATAGCAACATTGATGATGCTACCTCAAAGTCCAAGCTTCTAATTGCAATGGCTACGGCAAAACTGAGAGGTTCTAAATCGATAGAAGGAGCAGAAGGTGCTAAAGTAAATACTCAAACCTGCTCGGGCTGCGGGATATGTACTGCGACTTGCAGATATAATGCAATTGAATTTATCAAAGATGGAACTCACCGTGTAGCTTATGTTAATCATGATTTGTGTGAAAGATGCGGTGCTTGCGTTGCGGCGTGCCCATCAGGATCAATGAATATGAGCGGATTCTCGAATGAAGCCATGATTTCAGAAATTGAAGAATGTACAGCAGGACTCCTTGAATCCACAGAGCCATTTCCGCATGTAGTGGTGTTCGCGTGCAGCTGGTGTTCATACCTAGCTGCAGATGCAGCTGGTGAAAAACATATGGAGTTGGACCCATCATTCTGTATTATTAAAACCCCCTGCTCTGCAAGAGTAGATCCAGAATGGATAATGAAGGTTCTTTCAAACGGTGCCGATGGAGTGCTTGTTCTAGGCGGTAAAGAAGGACACTGCCATTATCGCGGAGGCAATGTTAGGACAAATAACCGCATGAATCTGCTGTCAAAAGTTATCGAAAGCCTTGGATATGATAAGAGAAGAATTGGCGTTGACTGGGTCAATCCTGAGGAACCGGAACTGTTTGCAGAAATCGTCAAAAAATTTATCGCAGGCATCAGAGAACTAGGCCCCAATCCTGAAAGGGGAATTTCCACGGATGAACAGCCTACGTCTGCTTTACATCATGAATGA
- a CDS encoding isocitrate/isopropylmalate family dehydrogenase, with the protein MVYEQAINDAKEHFGKILEKQLKRIERMKADQEWTDYSSLKPLIIGICGGDGIGPYISEHAKTVLENMLKDEIASGKVEIRVIDGLTIENRVKEMKAIPDDVLAEIKKCHVILKGPTTTPKKGDPWPNIESANVAMRKELDLFANVRPVKVPELGIDWMFYRENTEGSYALGSEGVDVTDDLGIDFCVATTQGSDRIIRLAFDYAKKNGINKVSVVTKANVVKTTDGKFLNIAAEVAKDYPEVEWDDWFIDIMTAKLIDPYRRSGFKVIVLPNLYGDIITDEAAQIQGGVGTAGSANVGKKYAMFEAIHGSAPRMVEEGRAQYADPCSMIKAVAMLMNHVGYVEEARKLEMALDVCVQFERKLKMTGRADGATGSQFADYILETVNDPNLESKWKNYQ; encoded by the coding sequence ATGGTCTACGAGCAGGCAATAAACGATGCCAAAGAACATTTTGGTAAAATTCTTGAAAAACAGCTTAAAAGGATCGAACGCATGAAAGCTGATCAAGAATGGACTGATTATTCATCTCTAAAACCTCTCATAATCGGGATATGTGGCGGAGATGGAATTGGACCGTACATCTCTGAACATGCAAAAACCGTATTGGAGAATATGTTGAAAGATGAGATTGCATCTGGCAAGGTAGAGATCAGAGTGATTGACGGACTTACAATTGAAAACCGTGTAAAAGAGATGAAGGCTATCCCAGATGATGTTCTTGCAGAGATCAAGAAATGTCATGTAATCCTCAAAGGCCCAACAACAACGCCTAAAAAGGGGGATCCGTGGCCAAATATCGAAAGTGCAAATGTAGCTATGAGAAAAGAATTAGATCTCTTCGCTAATGTAAGACCTGTCAAAGTTCCTGAACTTGGAATAGACTGGATGTTCTATCGTGAAAACACTGAAGGATCATATGCACTTGGAAGTGAAGGAGTAGATGTTACAGACGATCTTGGAATCGATTTTTGTGTAGCTACCACTCAAGGATCCGACAGAATCATCCGGCTTGCATTTGACTACGCGAAGAAAAATGGAATTAATAAAGTCAGCGTAGTTACAAAAGCCAATGTTGTAAAAACAACTGATGGAAAGTTCCTTAACATCGCGGCTGAAGTCGCTAAAGATTATCCAGAAGTTGAATGGGATGATTGGTTTATCGACATCATGACTGCCAAACTGATTGACCCATACAGACGCAGTGGCTTCAAGGTCATTGTTCTGCCTAACTTATATGGAGATATCATCACTGATGAAGCTGCTCAGATACAAGGCGGCGTAGGTACTGCCGGCAGTGCAAATGTTGGAAAGAAATATGCAATGTTTGAAGCAATACACGGATCTGCTCCAAGAATGGTTGAAGAGGGCCGCGCCCAGTATGCTGACCCCTGCTCCATGATAAAGGCTGTGGCCATGCTTATGAACCATGTAGGATACGTTGAAGAAGCTAGAAAACTTGAGATGGCTCTTGACGTATGCGTACAATTTGAACGTAAGCTTAAGATGACCGGAAGAGCTGATGGCGCCACTGGTTCCCAATTTGCTGATTACATTCTTGAAACGGTAAATGATCCGAATCTGGAATCCAAATGGAAAAACTATCAGTAA
- a CDS encoding HesB/IscA family protein, with the protein MVKVSAEAIDFIKDLLDKNEKQGYGIRIYLAGMGCSGPQFGMAFQEGAKDGDNTQQEEGFAFYYDDETKELLDESTVDYIETPSGSGLVVNNPNIKSSCGGCSGCH; encoded by the coding sequence GTGGTAAAAGTAAGCGCTGAAGCGATCGATTTCATTAAGGACTTGCTTGACAAAAATGAAAAGCAGGGTTATGGCATTAGGATTTATCTTGCAGGCATGGGCTGCTCCGGTCCTCAATTCGGAATGGCATTTCAGGAAGGAGCGAAGGATGGAGACAATACCCAACAAGAAGAAGGCTTCGCGTTCTACTATGACGACGAAACAAAAGAACTGTTGGATGAGTCTACTGTAGATTATATAGAAACTCCAAGCGGTTCTGGCCTGGTCGTAAACAATCCAAACATAAAATCATCTTGCGGTGGCTGTTCCGGCTGTCATTAA
- a CDS encoding class I SAM-dependent methyltransferase — translation MDLKKMYNEHSLRENPPGNFRPDEVLIDTVGGKLVHGDSALDFSNKAVNSLYLAQEGFYVAAVAPDPELVADTASKADETGANIKVYSSDLTALPFPEGEFNIVYDDRWFDHVGYVEREKYAEEMWRVLKPGGYLILVTVQCRNARTCCDRGDPYVMFRSIFDIEEIRDVTSLYMDSRQRMFSMLMKKKTPAF, via the coding sequence ATGGATCTCAAAAAAATGTACAATGAGCATTCGCTAAGGGAAAACCCGCCTGGTAATTTTCGTCCAGATGAAGTTCTGATCGATACAGTTGGGGGTAAGTTAGTCCATGGTGATTCAGCATTGGACTTTAGTAATAAGGCAGTCAATTCTTTATATCTGGCTCAAGAAGGATTTTATGTTGCTGCCGTTGCTCCAGATCCAGAACTGGTTGCAGACACCGCATCCAAGGCAGATGAAACAGGTGCCAACATAAAGGTATACTCTTCAGACCTCACAGCTCTTCCCTTTCCAGAAGGAGAATTTAATATCGTCTATGATGACCGCTGGTTCGATCACGTTGGTTATGTTGAAAGGGAAAAATATGCTGAAGAAATGTGGAGAGTTTTGAAACCAGGAGGATATCTGATACTTGTTACGGTCCAATGTAGAAATGCAAGAACATGCTGTGACAGGGGTGATCCATATGTTATGTTTAGATCCATTTTTGATATTGAAGAAATCCGAGATGTTACTTCATTATATATGGACAGTCGGCAAAGAATGTTCTCAATGCTGATGAAGAAAAAGACTCCGGCTTTTTAA
- a CDS encoding helix-turn-helix domain-containing protein: MRISDQEEMCILEAIRTANIYREELASSIIDAPVLTIVAATARRELTVREISAITAIPLATCYKIVEKMSSLGLLAEIGKVRTSTRGKASMYTTTLKCFSVDISSGIIEISITWKNGQTMNLTKDICQTVSASSTPAEEVNQVAE; the protein is encoded by the coding sequence ATGAGAATATCCGATCAAGAGGAAATGTGCATCCTTGAAGCGATAAGAACCGCTAATATCTATAGAGAAGAACTCGCATCGTCTATCATAGATGCCCCGGTCCTCACAATAGTCGCAGCTACTGCTCGTAGAGAATTGACTGTACGGGAGATCTCTGCAATAACCGCAATTCCACTTGCTACATGTTATAAGATAGTGGAAAAGATGTCTTCATTGGGGTTGTTAGCTGAAATAGGAAAGGTAAGAACATCCACACGGGGTAAAGCTTCCATGTATACCACGACTCTCAAATGTTTCTCTGTTGATATCTCAAGTGGTATAATTGAAATAAGCATTACCTGGAAAAATGGACAAACCATGAATCTTACAAAAGATATATGCCAAACAGTATCAGCTTCTTCAACTCCAGCAGAAGAGGTCAATCAGGTCGCTGAGTGA
- a CDS encoding YkgJ family cysteine cluster protein: protein MRCTHCRECCKNTMMELSNADIARLEKKGYSRNDFSYIGVDGIPRLKNEGIWCYFYDPEKSRCREYQSRPLGCALYPVNIDEDGKYVLDGLCPQAETISIQELKIKGKRLKALISTIDAEAANRHS from the coding sequence ATGCGTTGTACACATTGCAGGGAATGTTGCAAAAACACCATGATGGAGCTATCCAATGCTGACATAGCCCGCTTGGAGAAAAAAGGCTACAGCAGGAATGATTTTAGCTATATCGGTGTTGATGGAATACCCAGATTAAAAAATGAAGGGATATGGTGTTATTTCTACGACCCGGAAAAAAGCAGATGCAGAGAATACCAATCAAGACCTCTGGGATGTGCGCTTTATCCGGTAAATATTGATGAGGATGGGAAATATGTGCTTGATGGACTCTGTCCGCAGGCAGAGACTATTTCAATACAGGAGCTTAAAATAAAAGGAAAAAGGCTAAAAGCCCTTATCTCTACGATTGATGCAGAAGCAGCCAATCGTCATTCATGA
- a CDS encoding phenylacetate--CoA ligase family protein, whose translation MGILTKVKVAVARRKLNSMDIIGTDSLEKLIHSRFLADFKKSQELRDMVGKDSLDEITAEDVNTYQLYKFRESMRYAMENSHYYKKKYEAAGITPDDIKTMADISKVPFTDPDDLAENSMAFCAVSQGKVMRAFTTSGTTGNRKRVFFTQNDVLNIVDSIAAAVKSVGMTKDDALQVMFPAVSAWDPGLMMDSACKLAGLNSLVSSTADVDEQIKNMKDNKTTYLIGLTSFIYRITMLAKDKYDLRSIGVKTIICSAEPLPEIMRKQMIEAWGCPVLAQYGMTEMGLATAIECAAYDGMHTSGAYFFVEAVDPVTGESKGYGESGELIWTSLVMEGTPLIRYRSRDISQILPAPCNCGCFSTVRRVAKIQGRLDAQTKIGYGQKIFPALFDEVLLAVPGVLSYKLTLTHEGYKDKLNFVLEYKGDEEEGHRQVEAALMSLDEIKDALDNDLIEIPEVSFIEAGSIEFVPKSKAIVDLRENYDVSST comes from the coding sequence ATGGGAATCCTGACTAAAGTCAAAGTCGCAGTAGCACGTAGAAAGCTCAACTCAATGGACATAATCGGTACAGATTCTTTAGAAAAACTGATACATTCAAGGTTTCTTGCTGACTTTAAAAAATCGCAGGAACTGCGAGATATGGTTGGGAAAGATTCTCTTGATGAGATCACTGCCGAGGATGTTAACACATATCAGCTCTATAAATTCCGTGAGTCTATGAGATATGCGATGGAAAACAGCCATTATTATAAAAAGAAGTATGAAGCGGCTGGCATAACACCGGATGATATTAAAACCATGGCAGATATCAGCAAAGTTCCGTTTACTGATCCAGACGACCTAGCTGAGAACTCAATGGCATTTTGTGCAGTTTCTCAGGGAAAAGTCATGAGAGCCTTTACTACTTCTGGTACGACTGGTAACAGAAAACGAGTATTTTTCACACAGAACGATGTTTTAAACATAGTCGATTCAATTGCTGCAGCAGTAAAATCTGTAGGAATGACCAAAGATGATGCTTTGCAGGTAATGTTCCCTGCAGTTTCAGCCTGGGATCCTGGCCTGATGATGGACTCGGCCTGTAAACTGGCTGGACTAAACTCATTAGTTTCCAGCACTGCAGATGTCGATGAACAAATCAAAAATATGAAAGATAACAAGACCACATATCTGATTGGTCTAACATCATTTATCTACAGAATCACTATGCTTGCTAAAGATAAATATGATCTTAGGTCAATAGGTGTAAAAACCATTATCTGTTCTGCAGAGCCGCTTCCAGAGATTATGCGTAAACAGATGATTGAAGCGTGGGGCTGCCCTGTTCTGGCTCAATATGGTATGACCGAGATGGGTCTTGCTACAGCTATTGAATGTGCGGCCTATGATGGGATGCATACCAGCGGTGCATATTTCTTCGTAGAGGCTGTTGACCCGGTAACGGGCGAATCAAAAGGCTATGGAGAAAGCGGAGAGCTTATCTGGACTTCTTTAGTAATGGAGGGAACACCATTAATCCGTTACCGCAGCAGGGATATTTCGCAGATTCTGCCGGCACCATGTAACTGCGGCTGCTTCAGTACTGTGCGCAGGGTTGCTAAGATTCAGGGCAGATTAGATGCACAGACAAAGATTGGTTACGGGCAGAAAATATTTCCAGCTTTGTTTGATGAAGTTCTTCTGGCGGTTCCAGGAGTGTTGAGCTATAAATTGACTTTAACTCATGAAGGATATAAAGACAAACTCAATTTCGTTCTGGAGTATAAGGGTGATGAAGAAGAAGGTCATAGACAGGTAGAAGCTGCACTTATGAGCCTGGATGAAATAAAAGATGCACTGGACAACGACCTCATCGAAATTCCAGAAGTGTCATTTATTGAAGCAGGAAGCATTGAGTTCGTTCCTAAAAGTAAAGCTATTGTAGATCTTAGAGAAAACTATGATGTCTCCTCTACTTAA
- a CDS encoding VOC family protein: MPLGNPMDNSPYYIEGGDIQNVEISINVTNVEESREFYRDSIKLEEESPGIFRIPNTNCKIRLVESSNQDVMITLITDSVFTLHRKLMDENVEILKKPVRNKEGDVEAVFTDPDNNKFRILEITQRPD; encoded by the coding sequence ATGCCTCTTGGAAACCCCATGGACAATAGTCCGTATTATATTGAAGGTGGCGACATTCAGAACGTTGAGATCTCCATAAATGTTACAAATGTTGAAGAGTCACGTGAATTTTATCGGGATTCGATAAAACTTGAAGAGGAATCACCTGGAATATTTAGAATACCAAACACAAATTGTAAAATAAGACTGGTTGAGAGCAGCAATCAGGACGTTATGATCACACTTATAACGGATTCTGTTTTCACATTGCATAGAAAATTGATGGATGAAAATGTAGAAATTCTAAAAAAACCTGTTAGAAATAAAGAAGGAGATGTCGAAGCTGTATTTACAGACCCCGACAATAATAAATTCAGGATATTAGAGATCACTCAGCGACCTGATTGA
- a CDS encoding MFS transporter → MKGHYSVLVLLSLISLVVMFVEIMLVPDLRQVASDFTNGAEWISWVLSIYLLVGGVVTPIIGKLGDIYGTRNLLITVMVIYLLGLLGSGFSITISNSLFGEANIFVLLFFRGVQGIGMGMFPLAFSVIRDVFPQDRIPFALGLVSSMFAVGTSIGLVLGGWLTSVDTWNFAFHLVAIPFAILIIAAFFVVKKEQGVEKGAKIDGMGAALLGISVFCFLYAVTAGRTDGWTSFKILSFFVVSVIAAIAFVLWERRSKEPIVKLSLFKNLGIMNATLVAFFAGLVMFLYYQTMPFFLETPVELGGYYGFSDTFVVGLHMLPTAAFQFIFGMTGGIASKKYGSTNVMVVGTAIMAVGFLILTQFNDVFWKLSVSQAVLGTGIALAMSSLINVVMDFTPKDEFGVSSGMNTLFRTIGGAIGPALSAAVMAPYAIPGFEELYRYEGFDRIWTVATVFAVIAFIIALVFRKGGKQGKRS, encoded by the coding sequence ATGAAAGGACATTACTCTGTTCTAGTCTTATTGTCCTTGATAAGCCTTGTCGTGATGTTTGTAGAGATCATGCTTGTGCCTGATCTGAGGCAGGTTGCATCTGATTTTACAAATGGTGCAGAATGGATCTCATGGGTTCTGTCGATTTATCTGCTAGTAGGTGGTGTAGTAACCCCTATAATTGGAAAATTAGGTGACATATACGGTACAAGAAATTTATTGATTACTGTAATGGTAATCTACCTCCTCGGTCTGCTTGGATCTGGTTTTTCAATAACGATTTCAAACTCACTTTTTGGAGAAGCTAACATCTTTGTTTTGTTGTTTTTCAGAGGCGTACAGGGTATAGGAATGGGTATGTTTCCTCTGGCATTCAGTGTCATTCGAGATGTATTTCCTCAAGACAGAATACCATTTGCTTTAGGTCTTGTTTCTTCAATGTTTGCAGTCGGTACATCTATAGGCCTTGTTTTGGGAGGCTGGCTGACATCTGTTGATACTTGGAATTTTGCTTTCCACCTGGTAGCAATACCTTTCGCAATATTAATCATCGCAGCTTTCTTTGTAGTGAAGAAAGAGCAGGGAGTAGAGAAGGGTGCTAAAATTGATGGCATGGGTGCAGCTCTGCTCGGCATCTCTGTTTTCTGTTTTCTGTATGCTGTAACTGCAGGAAGGACCGATGGATGGACAAGTTTTAAAATTCTCTCATTTTTTGTAGTGTCAGTAATAGCTGCGATTGCATTTGTACTCTGGGAAAGGCGGTCAAAAGAGCCGATAGTAAAATTATCGCTGTTTAAAAATCTCGGAATTATGAATGCTACTTTAGTAGCATTCTTTGCAGGTCTGGTTATGTTCCTCTACTATCAGACAATGCCGTTCTTTTTAGAGACTCCCGTTGAACTCGGTGGTTACTATGGATTCTCAGATACATTTGTAGTAGGACTGCATATGTTGCCAACGGCAGCTTTTCAATTCATATTTGGAATGACTGGTGGAATTGCGTCAAAGAAATATGGATCTACAAATGTAATGGTTGTTGGAACAGCAATCATGGCTGTTGGTTTCTTGATATTAACACAGTTCAATGATGTGTTCTGGAAACTTTCTGTTTCTCAGGCAGTTCTCGGAACTGGTATTGCATTAGCTATGAGCTCTTTGATCAACGTTGTTATGGATTTCACACCAAAAGACGAGTTTGGTGTATCATCCGGTATGAACACTTTGTTTAGAACAATCGGTGGTGCAATAGGTCCTGCGCTTTCTGCAGCAGTAATGGCTCCATATGCAATTCCGGGATTTGAGGAACTTTATAGGTATGAAGGATTTGATAGAATCTGGACAGTCGCTACAGTATTTGCAGTCATTGCATTCATAATTGCGTTAGTATTTAGAAAAGGTGGAAAACAGGGTAAAAGATCATAA